Proteins from a genomic interval of Lycium ferocissimum isolate CSIRO_LF1 chromosome 2, AGI_CSIRO_Lferr_CH_V1, whole genome shotgun sequence:
- the LOC132047951 gene encoding uncharacterized protein LOC132047951: MLRWMSYGGLKKSTDPFGTTDENVVHPFLIPTNAEKREKYMKDLEPFSNEEADEKIDMLKAELVGVTTITTGEVGAREVGGEDRIPVRSGAEERSPPRGGGAERNTPRGTGDERNPRSPLVNSGDRFVGSPVNFDFGGQYSEGGVGAGSFGACPSNAKCSCECLTYVEIQRQLELKISKMEEEFKEMGKFDQTTCRRIIYFEQKTRA, encoded by the exons ATGCTAAGGTGGATGTCGTATGGAGGCCTAAAAAAATCTACAGATCCATTCGGTACCACTGATGAAAAC GTAGTGCACCCTTTCCTGATTCCTACAAATgcagaaaaaagggaaaaatacaTGAAGGACCTTGAGCCATTTTCCAATGAAGAAGCCGACGAAAAAATTGATATGTTAAAAGCAGAATTGGTTGGGGTGACAACAATCACAACAGGTGAAGTAGGAGCTAGGGAGGTTGGTGGTGAGGACAGGATCCCAGTAAGGAGTGGGGCAGAGGAAAGGAGCCCACCAAGGGGTGGGGGTGCAGAAAGAAACACTCCAAGAGGGACGGGTGACGAAAGGAACCCGCGGAGCCCTTTAGTGAATTCTGGTGACAGATTTGTTGGTAGTCCAGTCAActttgattttggtggtcagtATAGTGAAGGAGGAGTTGGTGCAGGATCTTTTGGTGCTTGTCCTTCAAATGCGAAGTGCTCCTGTGAATGTCTCACCTATGTGGAGATACAAAGACAATTGGAACTGAAAATTTCTAAAATGGAGGAGGAGTTCAAAGAAATGGGGAAGTTCGATCAAACAACTTGTAGAAGAATTATATACTTTGAACAAAAAACTCGAGCCTAG